In Oryza glaberrima chromosome 8, OglaRS2, whole genome shotgun sequence, the following are encoded in one genomic region:
- the LOC127781273 gene encoding tryptophan decarboxylase 1-like, whose product MGSLDANPAAAYAAFAGDVEPFRPLDADDVRSYLHKAVDFVYDYYKSVESLPVLPGVEPGYLLRLLQSAPPSSSAPFDIAMKELREAVVPGMTHWASPNFFAFFPATNSAAAIAGELIASAMNTVGFTWQAAPAATELEVLALDWLAQLLGLPASFMNRTVAGGRGTGGGVILGTTSEAMLVTLVAARDAALRRSGSNGVAGITRLTVYAADQTHSTFFKACRLAGFDPANIRSIPTGAETDYGLDPARLLEAMQADADAGLVPTYVCATVGTTSSNAVDPVGAVADVAARFAAWVHVDAAYAGSACICPEFRHHLDGVERVDSISMSPHKWLMTCLDCTCLYVRDTHRLTGSLETNPEYLKNHASDSGEVTDLKDMQVGVGRRFRGLKLWMVMRTYGAGKLQEHIRSDVAMAKTFEDLVRGDDRFEVVVPRNFALVCFRIRPRKSGAAIAAGEAEAEKANRELMERLNKTGKAYVAHTVVGGRFVLRFAVGSSLQEERHVRSAWELIKKTTTEIVADAGEDK is encoded by the coding sequence ATGGGGAGCTTGGACGCCAACCCGGCCGCCGCCTACGCCGcgttcgccggcgacgtcgagccCTTCCGCccgctcgacgccgacgacgtccGCTCCTACCTCCACAAGGCCGTCGACTTCGTCTACGACTACTACAAGTCGGTGGAGTCGCTCCCGGTGCTCCCTGGCGTCGAGCCGGGCTACCTCCTGCGGCTGCTGcagtcggcgccgccgtcgtcgtcggcgccgttcGATATTGCTATGAAGGAACTCAGGGAGGCGGTTGTCCCCGGGATGACCCACTGGGCGAGCCCGAATTTCTTCGCGTTCTTTCCGGCGACGAATAGCGCCGCCGCGATCGCCGGTGAGCTCATCGCGTCGGCGATGAACACCGTCGGGTTCACGTggcaggcggcgccggcggcgaccgagctGGAGGTGCTCGCGCTGGATTGGCTCGCGCAGCTGCTCGGGTTGCCGGCGAGTTTCATGAACCGCACCGTCGCCGGTGGGCGCGGCACCGGCGGGGGCGTCATTCTGGGGACCACCAGCGAGGCGATGCTCGTCAcgctcgtcgccgcgcgcgacgccgcGCTGCGGCGGAGCGGGTCCAATGGCGTGGCGGGCATCACGCGGCTGACGGTGTACGCCGCCGACCAGACGCACTCCACGTTCTTCAAGGCGTGCCGCCTCGCCGGGTTCGATCCGGCGAACATCCGGTCGATCCCCACCGGGGCCGAGACCGACTACGGCCTCGACCCGGCGAGGCTGCTGGAGGCGATgcaggccgacgccgacgccgggcTGGTGCCCACCTACGTGTGCGCCACGGTGGGAACCACGTCGTCCAACGCCGTCGACCCGGTGGGCGCCGTGGCCGACGTCGCGGCGAGGTTCGCCGCGTGGGTGCACGTCGACGCGGCGTACGCCGGCAGCGCGTGCATCTGCCCGGAGTTCCGGCACCACCTCGACGGCGTGGAGCGTGTCGACTCCATCAGCATGAGCCCCCACAAGTGGCTGATGACCTGCCTCGACTGCACCTGCCTCTACGTCCGCGACACCCACCGCCTCACCGGCTCCCTCGAGACCAACCCGGAGTACCTCAAGAACCACGCCAGCGACTCCGGCGAGGTCACCGACCTCAAGGACATGCAGGTCGGCGTCGGCCGCCGCTTCCGGGGGCTCAAGCTCTGGATGGTCATGCGCACCTACGGCGCCGGCAAGCTGCAGGAGCACATCCGGAGCGACGTCGCCATGGCCAAGACGTTCGAGGACCTCGTCCGCGGCGACGACCGGTTCGAGGTCGTGGTGCCGAGGAACTTCGCGCTCGTCTGCTTCAGGATCAGGCCGAGGAAatccggcgccgccatcgccgccggcgaggcggaggccgagAAGGCGAACCGCGAGCTGATGGAGCGGCTGAACAAGACCGGCAAGGCTTACGTGGCGCACACGGTGGTCGGCGGCAGGTTCGTGCTGCGCTTCGCGGTGGGGTCGTCGCTGCAGGAGGAGCGGCACGTGCGAAGCGCGTGGGAGCTCATCAAGAAGACGACCACCGAgatcgtcgccgacgccggagAAGACAAGTAG